In Synergistaceae bacterium, the genomic stretch CAGGATACCGTGGTGGAGCTGCCCGGCGGTCAAAAAATCGGAGGAGGAAGTCTCGCCGTCATTGCCGGCCCCTGTGTAGCGGAAAACGAGGAACAGATTCTGTCCATCGCGCGGGATGTCAAACTTTCCGGTGCGGATTTTTTGCTGGGAGGGGCCTTTAAGCCTCGCAGTTCGCCTTATTCATTCCAGGGACTCGGATTGAAGGCTCTGCCTCTTTTGAAAATTGCCCGTGAAAAAACAGGATTACCCATCGTTACCGAGATTGTATCCCAGGAACACTGTGAAATTTTCGCGGCGGATGTCGACGTCATCCAGGTGGGGGCGCAAAATATGCAGAATTTTCCCCTGCTGATGGAAGCGGGCAGAATTGGAAAACCCGTCATTCTGAAGCGAGGTCCCTCCTGCACCCTTGATGAAATGCTGCAGGCAGTGGACTATATTCTCCGAAGCGGAGGAAGCCAGGTCGTCCTCTGCGAGGGAGGAATTCGTACCTTCGAAACGGCGACTCGAAATACTCTCGACCTTTCTGCCGTGGCGATTCTTAAAAAAAGATCGCATTTGCCGGTTATTGTGGACCCCTCGGACGGAACGGGACGCTGGGACCTTGTCGTTCCCATGGCGACGGCAGCGGTAGCGGCAGGGGCGGACGGCCTGTCAATCGAAGTCCATAACCAGCCGGAAAAAGCGCTTTGTAA encodes the following:
- the aroF gene encoding 3-deoxy-7-phosphoheptulonate synthase — translated: MIIILKPEATQEQIDSVKNEMAQKKILAQEIQGETARMIGLAGDISAVPVDMLTRREYVERIVRVSEPYKLAGRHFHPQDTVVELPGGQKIGGGSLAVIAGPCVAENEEQILSIARDVKLSGADFLLGGAFKPRSSPYSFQGLGLKALPLLKIAREKTGLPIVTEIVSQEHCEIFAADVDVIQVGAQNMQNFPLLMEAGRIGKPVILKRGPSCTLDEMLQAVDYILRSGGSQVVLCEGGIRTFETATRNTLDLSAVAILKKRSHLPVIVDPSDGTGRWDLVVPMATAAVAAGADGLSIEVHNQPEKALCNGQQAITPFLFNQLMQKVKKLHNFKLNSEA